In Numidum massiliense, a single genomic region encodes these proteins:
- the yabQ gene encoding spore cortex biosynthesis protein YabQ, with protein MNAYPQWQALAAMLGSGLLLGSALDLYRVLKGKLRITGWVVAIVDLCYWVLAACWIFGVLLWSTWGDLRFYMLLTLFFGIGLYYLWFSRTTIAVLLVVIQIVQQLTRLFVNVLRVLIWIPLTSIALFCWTIVKFLLRITFAAKLLQVLAGKWQQVKNVLLRRK; from the coding sequence GTGAACGCGTATCCCCAGTGGCAGGCGCTCGCCGCCATGCTCGGATCGGGACTCCTTTTAGGCAGTGCCCTTGACTTGTATCGCGTGTTAAAGGGAAAGTTGCGCATAACTGGTTGGGTCGTCGCGATCGTCGATTTGTGTTATTGGGTGCTTGCCGCCTGTTGGATCTTCGGAGTCCTCCTGTGGAGCACTTGGGGCGACCTGCGTTTTTATATGTTGCTAACGTTGTTCTTCGGAATCGGCTTGTATTATTTGTGGTTCAGTCGGACGACGATTGCGGTGTTGCTAGTCGTTATTCAAATCGTACAGCAACTTACGCGGCTGTTTGTCAATGTGTTGCGAGTGCTCATTTGGATACCTCTTACGTCCATTGCCCTTTTCTGTTGGACAATCGTCAAGTTTTTACTGCGCATCACGTTTGCCGCAAAGCTACTACAGGTTTTAGCAGGAAAATGGCAACAGGTGAAGAATGTCTTATTACGGAGAAAATGA
- a CDS encoding RNA-binding S4 domain-containing protein codes for MRLDKFLKVSRLIKRRTLAKEVCDQRRVSINGQPAKASANVAIGDELTIRFGQKTVTARIEHLQETSRKEEAANMYTLLSEERSSDAGVKG; via the coding sequence ATGCGCCTCGATAAATTTCTGAAAGTATCCCGCCTCATTAAACGCCGTACGTTAGCGAAGGAAGTGTGTGACCAAAGGCGCGTCAGTATAAACGGTCAACCGGCCAAAGCGAGTGCTAACGTGGCCATCGGCGATGAACTGACGATTCGTTTCGGTCAAAAAACAGTAACTGCTCGCATCGAACATTTGCAGGAAACGTCTCGCAAAGAAGAAGCGGCGAACATGTATACGTTGCTTTCCGAGGAACGTTCGAGCGATGCTGGGGTTAAGGGTTAG
- the yabP gene encoding sporulation protein YabP, translating into MAEQQYRTTHEIVMLNRNSLEVSGVVNVESFDSEEFLLNTECGYLAIRGKDLHIKTLNLEQGKVAIEGALYDIGYLDEGTQTRELAKGFFSKLFR; encoded by the coding sequence ATGGCGGAGCAGCAATATCGCACGACGCACGAAATCGTCATGCTCAACCGCAATTCACTCGAAGTGAGCGGGGTCGTCAATGTCGAAAGTTTTGACAGTGAAGAGTTTTTACTAAACACAGAGTGCGGTTACTTGGCAATTCGTGGAAAAGATTTGCATATAAAGACGTTGAATCTCGAACAAGGGAAGGTGGCCATCGAAGGTGCACTGTACGACATCGGGTACTTAGACGAAGGCACACAGACGCGGGAGCTAGCTAAAGGGTTCTTTAGCAAGTTGTTTCGGTGA
- the tilS gene encoding tRNA lysidine(34) synthetase TilS, translated as MFIKQMEATIREYALLQTGDCIVVGVSGGPDSLALLEGLRHLSAAYEWQIVAVHVNHQLRGEEAIADAQFVAQFCRDRDVACYVRSVDVRRHLQENGGNLQEVARRLRYDVFRDVAARVGATKLALGHHADDQAETVLMRFLRGSGTAGLVGIPVKRTWEGIDIVRPLWRTWRTTIEAFCREAKLAPRDDSSNHSTNYVRNRVRLELIPVLEQYNPQIKTGMLQLSEQLAAEEVMWDNWTKEAADQVIVKRGTTECVLSIPEFHTLNLALQRRVVQLILSYLSIRSWVHIEQIRLLTYRDSPSAQHDLPGEWEAVRDYNFIRFRRRKEPSASEGDCTLLNVPGVTRVPAPYDTYLTAVVTSDDIETCEWGMRWAVFDAEHITGKLYVRTRLPGDRIHIKGMSGKKRVKTLFIDEKVGRDVRSWWPIVTDEADILWIPELRRSQKALVSAGTKQRIYLFFHTAHSLHM; from the coding sequence GTGTTCATAAAACAAATGGAGGCGACTATTCGCGAATACGCGTTATTGCAAACAGGGGATTGCATCGTCGTCGGCGTTTCCGGCGGGCCGGATTCGCTCGCGTTGCTGGAAGGGCTGCGCCACTTGTCTGCCGCCTATGAATGGCAAATCGTCGCTGTCCATGTCAATCATCAGTTGCGTGGCGAAGAAGCGATAGCAGATGCCCAATTTGTCGCCCAGTTTTGCCGCGACCGCGACGTTGCCTGTTATGTACGGTCGGTCGATGTGCGACGTCATTTGCAAGAAAACGGTGGGAATTTACAGGAAGTAGCGAGACGTCTCCGCTACGACGTGTTTCGCGACGTTGCAGCGCGTGTCGGCGCAACGAAACTGGCGCTCGGGCACCATGCGGACGATCAAGCGGAAACAGTACTTATGAGATTTTTGCGCGGATCGGGCACTGCGGGCTTAGTAGGTATTCCCGTTAAGCGTACGTGGGAGGGCATTGACATTGTCCGCCCGCTTTGGCGTACGTGGCGGACAACAATTGAAGCCTTTTGCCGCGAGGCGAAGCTCGCGCCCCGCGACGATTCGAGCAATCACTCGACTAATTATGTACGCAACCGCGTGCGGTTAGAACTTATTCCGGTGCTGGAACAGTATAATCCACAGATTAAGACGGGAATGTTACAATTAAGTGAACAGTTGGCAGCGGAAGAGGTAATGTGGGACAATTGGACTAAGGAAGCGGCAGATCAGGTGATTGTAAAACGGGGCACCACTGAATGCGTCTTGTCGATCCCCGAGTTTCACACGTTAAACCTAGCTTTACAAAGGCGAGTCGTTCAACTAATATTAAGTTATCTTTCGATTCGTTCATGGGTACACATTGAACAAATCCGCCTGTTAACATACCGTGACTCACCGTCGGCGCAGCACGATCTCCCCGGAGAATGGGAGGCGGTTCGCGACTACAACTTTATCCGGTTCAGGAGGCGAAAAGAACCCTCCGCTTCAGAAGGCGATTGTACCCTGCTCAACGTTCCCGGTGTGACGCGTGTGCCAGCACCGTACGACACTTACTTGACAGCTGTCGTTACATCGGATGACATTGAAACTTGCGAATGGGGGATGCGATGGGCAGTTTTTGACGCGGAACACATAACCGGAAAACTATACGTGCGCACGCGCCTGCCAGGCGACCGTATACATATTAAAGGAATGAGCGGCAAAAAGCGGGTAAAGACGCTTTTTATCGACGAGAAAGTCGGGAGAGACGTGCGTAGTTGGTGGCCGATTGTTACCGACGAGGCGGACATCTTGTGGATTCCGGAGCTTAGACGCTCACAAAAAGCGCTCGTTTCGGCGGGGACCAAGCAGCGCATTTACTTATTTTTTCATACTGCGCATTCATTACATATGTAG
- a CDS encoding S1 domain-containing RNA-binding protein, which produces MTIDVGSKYEGKVTGITHFGAFVELPGGKTGLVHISEVADQYVKDVKDHLSVGDTVTVKVMNVDDNGKIGLSIRKAQDRPPKTDRRSPRRDRSFEDKLSRFMKDSEDRLTSLRRHTEGKRGGRGARRG; this is translated from the coding sequence ATGACAATTGATGTGGGCAGCAAATATGAAGGAAAGGTGACAGGGATCACCCATTTCGGAGCATTTGTGGAGCTGCCAGGTGGTAAAACTGGGCTTGTGCACATTTCTGAAGTCGCGGATCAATACGTAAAGGACGTCAAGGATCACTTGTCGGTCGGCGATACAGTTACTGTCAAAGTAATGAACGTCGACGATAACGGTAAAATTGGCTTGTCCATTCGCAAAGCGCAAGATCGACCACCAAAAACTGACCGTCGGAGCCCGAGACGAGATCGTTCATTCGAAGACAAATTAAGCCGCTTTATGAAAGATAGCGAGGATCGTCTAACATCACTTCGTCGTCATACAGAAGGCAAACGAGGCGGTCGCGGAGCCCGTAGAGGTTAA
- the spoIIE gene encoding stage II sporulation protein E, with the protein MRSFSLGRQVVNTGKKLIKWPKIRGTARQMSFVALKRWDLLLLAISFLLGRAVILDQVSPFALPFLAVVYYLKRNRLLPVVVFLLIGASTVDGNHLAWLTTLFALFFLLQKGTEQFKFKSVNYVPLIVFCTLLVAASVRLGFTGWTFYDGVLAAIEVVIGVLLTFIFVQSLPLITNKRRQFTMKPEEIVSLVILLATVMTGMTGWTIGGLSVEHIFSRYFILLFALVGGGMLGATVGVVIGMILSLSNQQAMWEISLLAFTGLLSGLFREGKKLGVAVGFFIGTSILALYAGMNTLWWTTIQESALAVLLFLLTPSTFAHTLSRYIPGTTENVQSQHEYARRVRDLTAKKVEQFSHVFTELSHSFSDKYNRPQQDEAYLQQFVDTLSDTACSRCRKYDECWGPKFVQTYTGLTDLIALVELEGNKGHIRVPKEWDAHCIRSERIMARIKKQYDTYQYDLYWQERLRETQQIVAEQLSGMSQVMLNWAGEIRRETEVLSAQEEQIQTALEDLGLAIDRIDVISLDEGNVEVEVTLPENDYLDSSRKVIAPLLTDVIGEHITVYTREGASDRTEGVQTVAFGSAQNFDVQAGVAAAAKGGGWLSGDSYSYSNLGTGKYAVAISDGMGNGVRAREESQAALKLLGQLLQSGMEERIAAKTVNAILGIRSTDEMFATIDLALIDLDTARTTFLKIGSAPSFIKRGNEVICVTASNLPLGILQDIDVDTVHEQLLPGDVLVMMTDGVYDALEVTVHKEEWFKRAIGEIKTQEPQGVADVLLEKMVREQDGAIEDDMTVVVAKIDHSLPDWQTIAIPGMPRLSRHEAPQH; encoded by the coding sequence ATGCGATCATTCTCGCTCGGGCGACAAGTCGTAAACACGGGTAAAAAATTGATCAAGTGGCCAAAAATAAGGGGAACAGCACGTCAAATGTCCTTTGTCGCCCTGAAACGCTGGGACCTCTTGCTACTCGCGATCAGTTTCTTACTCGGACGGGCAGTCATTTTAGATCAAGTGTCACCTTTTGCCTTACCCTTCTTAGCTGTCGTGTACTATTTAAAACGGAACCGCTTACTTCCGGTAGTTGTGTTTCTCCTCATCGGTGCGAGTACGGTGGACGGCAATCACTTAGCGTGGCTGACGACGTTGTTTGCGTTGTTTTTCCTGTTGCAAAAAGGAACGGAGCAGTTCAAGTTTAAAAGCGTCAACTACGTACCGTTAATCGTATTTTGCACCTTGCTCGTCGCGGCGAGTGTGCGTCTCGGGTTTACGGGCTGGACATTTTACGACGGTGTGCTCGCGGCGATTGAAGTCGTGATCGGCGTACTGCTGACCTTCATCTTTGTCCAATCGCTTCCCCTCATTACGAACAAACGGCGCCAATTTACGATGAAGCCGGAGGAGATCGTGAGCCTTGTCATTTTGCTCGCGACGGTAATGACCGGGATGACGGGATGGACAATCGGAGGGTTATCGGTCGAGCACATTTTTTCCCGCTACTTCATTCTTCTTTTCGCCCTCGTAGGAGGTGGGATGCTCGGAGCGACAGTCGGCGTCGTCATCGGAATGATCCTCAGTCTTTCCAACCAACAAGCGATGTGGGAAATTAGTCTACTCGCCTTTACGGGGTTACTTTCCGGTCTGTTCCGCGAAGGGAAAAAGTTGGGTGTCGCAGTCGGCTTTTTCATCGGAACGTCCATTTTAGCGTTATATGCCGGTATGAACACGTTATGGTGGACGACGATCCAGGAGTCGGCGCTCGCAGTGCTCTTGTTTTTACTCACGCCGAGTACGTTCGCGCACACATTGTCGCGCTATATACCTGGCACGACGGAAAACGTGCAAAGCCAACACGAGTATGCGCGCCGCGTCCGCGATTTGACGGCGAAAAAAGTGGAACAATTTTCACACGTGTTTACTGAGTTGTCACATAGCTTCTCGGACAAATACAATAGGCCGCAACAAGATGAGGCGTATTTACAGCAGTTTGTCGATACGTTATCAGACACAGCGTGCAGCCGATGTCGTAAGTACGACGAATGTTGGGGACCGAAGTTTGTACAGACGTACACTGGGTTGACCGATCTGATCGCTTTGGTGGAACTGGAAGGGAATAAAGGTCACATCCGTGTGCCGAAAGAATGGGATGCACACTGTATTAGAAGCGAGCGGATAATGGCACGTATCAAGAAGCAATACGATACGTATCAGTACGATTTATATTGGCAAGAGCGCTTGCGCGAGACACAGCAAATCGTCGCTGAGCAGTTGTCCGGCATGTCACAAGTGATGCTTAACTGGGCGGGAGAAATTCGCCGGGAAACAGAGGTGCTTTCCGCACAGGAGGAGCAAATACAAACGGCGCTAGAAGACTTAGGGCTCGCCATCGATCGCATTGACGTCATCAGTTTAGATGAGGGAAATGTCGAGGTAGAAGTGACGTTACCGGAAAACGACTATTTGGACAGCAGCCGTAAAGTTATTGCCCCGCTGTTAACAGATGTCATCGGTGAGCACATTACCGTGTATACGCGGGAAGGGGCTAGTGACCGTACAGAAGGCGTACAAACGGTGGCGTTCGGATCGGCGCAAAACTTCGACGTGCAGGCAGGCGTCGCGGCAGCGGCCAAAGGGGGTGGCTGGCTATCGGGGGACAGTTACAGTTATTCAAACTTAGGAACGGGCAAGTATGCGGTCGCGATAAGCGACGGGATGGGTAATGGGGTGCGGGCGCGAGAGGAAAGCCAAGCAGCGTTAAAACTGCTCGGGCAGTTGCTACAATCGGGGATGGAGGAGCGCATCGCTGCCAAGACGGTAAACGCGATCCTCGGAATACGCTCAACGGACGAAATGTTCGCGACGATCGACTTAGCACTCATCGATTTAGATACCGCGCGGACGACATTTCTCAAAATCGGTTCAGCTCCGAGTTTCATCAAACGGGGGAACGAAGTCATATGTGTGACGGCGAGTAATCTTCCGCTCGGTATTTTACAAGATATTGACGTCGATACTGTACACGAGCAACTATTGCCTGGGGACGTTCTCGTCATGATGACGGACGGGGTGTACGATGCGTTAGAGGTTACAGTCCATAAAGAGGAATGGTTCAAGCGTGCCATCGGCGAAATAAAAACGCAGGAACCGCAAGGGGTGGCTGACGTCCTCCTAGAAAAAATGGTGCGTGAGCAAGATGGGGCGATTGAAGATGACATGACCGTTGTCGTCGCTAAAATCGATCATTCGCTTCCCGATTGGCAAACAATCGCGATCCCGGGCATGCCAAGGCTATCGCGCCATGAAGCACCACAACATTAA
- the hpt gene encoding hypoxanthine phosphoribosyltransferase yields the protein MHDDIREILFTEENIAKIVSDLGQRLSEDYRGKNPLVICVLKGATPFMADLIRRMEIPLEIDFMAVSSYGSATQSSGDVRIIKDLEVSVEGRHILIVEDIIDTGLTLTYLMDMLKRRHARSIKVVTLLNKVERRSNDFEPDYIGVQVPDEFVVGYGLDYAEKYRNLPYIGVLKSEIYKE from the coding sequence ATGCATGACGATATCCGGGAAATCTTGTTCACTGAGGAGAACATCGCAAAGATCGTCAGCGATCTCGGCCAGCGACTAAGTGAGGATTACCGGGGAAAAAATCCACTCGTTATTTGTGTGCTTAAAGGTGCGACACCGTTTATGGCGGACTTAATACGTCGTATGGAAATTCCGTTAGAGATCGACTTTATGGCTGTCTCCAGTTACGGTTCAGCGACGCAATCGTCCGGTGACGTACGCATTATTAAAGACCTCGAGGTGTCAGTGGAAGGGCGGCACATATTAATCGTCGAAGACATCATTGACACGGGGTTGACATTGACGTATTTGATGGATATGCTCAAACGACGTCACGCGAGGTCGATCAAAGTTGTGACGTTACTCAATAAAGTCGAGCGACGGTCGAACGATTTCGAACCCGATTATATCGGCGTGCAAGTACCAGACGAGTTCGTCGTCGGTTACGGTCTCGACTACGCCGAAAAGTACCGAAACTTACCTTATATCGGCGTATTGAAGTCAGAAATATATAAGGAGTAA
- a CDS encoding FtsB family cell division protein — MRKNRKRESSVVRFDPIANNNGGNSDRHKGNKGNRPSRERQATPPANVPLAKPKRGSGGAKRRLTVWLSVCVVFFAWAAIQLFVIEGNLAKSQEELVGAHEQLKRAKKHNEKLQEEVKLLKDPQYIAEYARKHLYMSGEGEIIFDYAP; from the coding sequence ATGAGAAAAAATAGAAAAAGAGAATCCTCCGTCGTACGGTTTGACCCGATCGCGAATAACAACGGGGGGAACAGTGACCGGCATAAAGGTAACAAAGGTAACCGTCCGAGCCGCGAGAGACAGGCGACACCGCCAGCAAACGTTCCGCTGGCAAAACCGAAACGCGGGTCGGGAGGAGCGAAACGTCGGCTCACAGTCTGGCTGTCGGTCTGCGTCGTTTTTTTCGCCTGGGCCGCCATTCAGTTGTTTGTGATTGAAGGGAATCTAGCGAAGAGTCAGGAAGAACTCGTCGGGGCGCATGAACAGCTAAAACGGGCAAAAAAACACAACGAAAAATTGCAAGAGGAAGTGAAACTTTTAAAAGATCCCCAGTATATTGCTGAGTATGCGCGTAAACATTTATATATGAGCGGTGAAGGAGAGATAATCTTCGACTATGCACCTTAA
- a CDS encoding DUF402 domain-containing protein: MDVTIKKIKFTTLNKTYTELVRAWRGPNCFATQYPNPDGKRIFLTYYMVDQGYTISKVFNKKGDFIYYYCDIMEMKRLSDMHYVMVDLLLDLIVYPDGSYDVLDIDEFATSIDKGELKRKQQVYALHILHHMIQLQKKRQLIPSFVAEATMYPL, translated from the coding sequence GTGGATGTAACGATCAAGAAAATTAAGTTTACAACGCTAAACAAAACGTATACGGAACTCGTACGCGCGTGGCGCGGTCCGAATTGCTTTGCTACGCAATACCCGAACCCGGACGGCAAACGCATCTTTTTGACGTATTATATGGTGGATCAAGGGTATACCATTTCCAAAGTGTTTAATAAGAAGGGCGATTTTATATACTATTACTGTGACATTATGGAAATGAAGCGCCTGAGCGACATGCATTACGTGATGGTCGATTTGCTGCTCGATCTGATCGTTTACCCCGATGGCAGTTACGATGTGCTCGACATTGATGAATTCGCCACTTCCATCGACAAAGGGGAACTTAAACGAAAACAGCAAGTGTATGCCTTACACATTTTACATCACATGATTCAGCTGCAAAAAAAACGCCAACTCATTCCATCGTTCGTCGCTGAAGCGACGATGTACCCACTTTGA